The window CTCGCTGCCGTAGCCGAGCTGTTCCAGGGCGTCGGCCTGCAGGGCGCGTGCCTCGGCGTTGCCGGGATGGGTGAAGACGACATGGTTGACGACCTGCGCGACCCAGCGGAAATCTCCGGCGGCGAAGGACTCGCGGGCCCGGCGCAGTACGTGTTCGGGGCCGCCGATGAAGTCCACGTACCGCTGGGCGGGATTGCCGTCGAACCAGCCCAGGTAGTGCTGGTAGACCGCCTTGACGTTGTGACTGACCGAGCCAAGGTCGCCAAGCGTGCGGCGCCGAGTGGTTCGCCGATCGGCGAGGTGAGGAGCGGTGGCTGGGGCTGGGGCTGGGCTACGTACGGGAAGCGCACCGCACAGGGCGCCAGGCGCCCTGGATCGATTCCGGGTCCCGCCCCTGGCTTGCCGCTCGGGCGGTACTCGCACTCCTCCTCGACCAGCTGGTGAGCACCGGGTGGTGACGCGGGTCGGGAGAGAGGAAGGTGGAAGCGGAAGGCGAAGACATGACGATCGACGTGACGGCCACGCGCGTCGTCCCGCGGCCGCGCGAGCGGGTGGCCGCGTACGCCACGGACCGGCGGCACCTCCCCGCTGCTCGTCCGCCAGGCGCGAGGCAACATCGCCAAGGACCAGCGCGACCCGCAAGCACGGCTTGTGGAACAGGGGTGAGACGGCGATGGCGTACGACGAAGGACTGGCCGAGCGAATCCGGGAACGGCTGGGCGCGGACCCGGCGATCAGCGAGAAACGGATGTTCGGCGGGCTCGCCTTTCTGTACCGCGGCAACATGGCCGTGGGCGTCACCAGCGACGACCTCATGGTCAGGGTCGGCCCGGAGGCGACGGACACGGCGCTGGTACGGCCCGGGGCACGGTTCTTCGACTTGACCGGCCGTCCGATGCGCGGCTGGGTCGTGGTCGAGGGCGCCGCGGTCGCGGAGGACCAGGCGCTCGGCGCGTGGGTCGACGAGGGACGCGCGTTCGCGGCGAGCCTGCCTCCCAAGTGAGGCGGGGGCACGGCGCGCACGGCATGTGACGCAGCACACTCTCCATCGCCGATGACTTCGGGCGCGGCCCCAGGTCATACGGCGGACTGCATCGGAACAGACGGGAGACCACCGCCATGACCACCACGTCCTCCACCACGCCCTCGACCGTGAAGGGCCCCGCGAGCTACTTCCCTTCCATCGAGAAGAAGTACGGCCGCCCGATCGCGGACTGGCAGGACCTCATCCGCTCCTCGCCGCTGACCCGGCACATGGAGCTGGTGAACTGGCTGAAGTCCGAACACGGACTGGGGCACGGCCACGCCAACGCGCTCGTCGCCCACACGCTCGCGGAGCACGCCGGCAAGTGAGGCCCGCAGCCACATCCGCATCCGCGCCGCCGCGGCCAGGCGGCCGGGTAACTGCGCAGACCCTTCGACGGGAGGGCCGCCGCCCACACCGCGCATAACGCGCACGCGGAGAACAGACAGATCAGGAGCCCTTTGCCGCCGGCTCAAGAATCGCCACGCACTCCACGTGATGCGTCATCGGGAACAGATCAAACGCCCGAAGCATCCGCACCCGATACCCCCCATCCCGGAAATACCCCAAGTCCCGCGCCAACGCCGCCGGATCGCAAGCCACATACGCGATGCGCCGTGCGCCGAGCGACGACAGATGCTTCACCGTCTTCCGCCCGGCGCCCGCGCGCGGCGGGTCAAGGACGATGAGGTCGACGTCCGTGATGCCCGTGCGCGGCAACACGCTCTCGACCTTGCCCTGTTCGATGCGGACGCGGTCGAAGTCCGCGAGATTGTGGCGCGCATCCTCCACCGCCCGCTTGCCGGACTCGATTCCGAGGACCGCCCCGGCGTCGCCGACCCGGTCGGCGAGGGCGCCGGCGAAGAGGCCGACGCCGCAGTAGAGGTCGAGGGCCATGTCGCCCTTGCGGGGCAGCAGGCCCTGCATGACCGCGGTCACGAGCGTGTCGGCCGACTTCGGGTGGACCTGCCAGAAGCCGCCGTTGCCGACCCGGTGGGTCCGGCCGTCCGCGCGTTCGCGGACGAAGGGACGGCCGTGGACACGGTGAACACCGCCGTCGCGTTCGTCGACCCGCAGGACGGAGACGGGGCGGTCCAGTTCGACCAGCGGCAGGCGCGCGCCCGGCTTCGGCGTCAGGACCACCTGGCGGTCCTGGGAACCCGTCGCCGCGATCGCCTCGACGGAGTCCATGCCGGTCCAGTCGCGCTTCTCGATGCCCAGCTCGCTGACCTCGTCGGCGGCGATCATGCAGTGGTCGATCGGCTCGACCTCGTGGGAGCGGTGCCGGCGCAGGCCCGCGCGGCCGTCGGCGGTGACGGCGTACTGGACGCGGGTGCGCCACGCGGGGACCTGGCCCGCGGGCAGCTTGTCGCCCTCGGCGGGCACCACCGTGCCGTCCCAGCCGGCCTCCTCCGGGGTGAGCCCGGCGAGCCGCTGGAGCTGTTCGGCGATGACGTCGGCCTTCAGGCGCCGCTGCGCCCCCGGCTTGGCGTGCTGCCAGTCGCAGCCGCCGCAGCGGCCGGGGCCGGCGAACGGGCAGGGCACGTCGATGCGGTCCTTGGAGGCGTCCAGGATCTCGACCGCGTCGGCGCGCAGGAAACGGGCACCCTCCTCGCCGTCCGTCACCCGCGCCACGACCCGCTCACCGGGCAGCGCGTGCCGGACGAACAGCACCTGGCCCTCGGACGTACGGGCGATGCAGTGGCCGCCGTGGGCGACGGGGCCGACCTCGACCTCGTACTCCTCCCCCACCAGCGACTTCCTCGGTTCTGCCTGCATGGCGGGGTGACTCCAAAAGCGTGAGGGGAACGATCAAAGGGGTGCGGCCGAACGGAGGCGGCCGGACAACAGCCCACCAGTCTACGTGGCTGCCGCCCGGCCGATTCACGCCCGTTTCGCACGGGCCTCAGGCCCGTCGAATCCTGGTCTCAGCCCTTCGGCTCCGAAGACTCCTTCGACCGCACCTGCGCCGGCCCCCGCCGCACCGATCCCGGCGCGTTCCAGTCCTGCTGCTTGCGGGCGCGCCGCTTGGCCGCCTCGGAGGACTGGAGCTGGTACGGCACCGAGGTCACCATGATGCCCGGCGTGAAGAGCAGCCGGCCCTTGAGGCGCAGGGCGCTCTGGTTGTGCAGCAGATGCTCGTACCAGTGGCCGACGACGTACTCGGGGATGATCACGGACACCGCGTCGCGCGGCGACTCCTTGCGCAGGCCCTTGACGTACTCGATGATCGGCCGCGTGATCTCGCGATAGGGCGAGTCCAGGACCTTCAGCGGTACGTCGATGCCGCGCCGCTCCCACTCGTCCCTGAGCGCCTTGGTCTCCGCCGGGTCGACGTTGACGCTCAGCGCCTCCAGGCTGTCCGAGCGCATCAGCTTGGCGTAGGCCAGGGCGCGCAGCGTCGGACGGTGGATCTTGGAGATCAGGACGACGGAGTGGATGCGGGAGGGCCGCACGCTGTCGTCGCTCGGGCCCTCGGGGGCGGCGATCTCCTCGGCGACGCGGTCGTAGTGCTTACGGATGGCCGACATCGTCACGTAGAAGATCACCATGCCGAGCAGGGCGACCCACGCGCCGTGCGTGAACTTGGTGACGAGGACGACGACCAGCACGAGGCCGGTGAAGAAGGCGCCGAAGGCGTTGATCGCGCGGGAGCGGATCATGTGGCGGCGCTTGGCCGGGTCCGTCTCCGTCGCCAGATGGCGGTTCCAGTGGCGGACCATGCCGGTCTGGCTGAGCGTGAAGGACACGAACACGCCGACGATGTAGAGCTGGATCAGGCGTGTGGAGTCGGCGCCGTAGATCCCGACCAGGAGTCCGGCGGCACCGGCGAGGAGCACGATGCCGTTGGAGAAGGCCAGGCGGTCGCCGCGGGTGTGCAACTGGCGGGGCAGGTAGCGGTCCTGGGCGAGGATCGAGCCGAGCAGCGGGAAGCCGTTGTAGGCGGTGTTCGCGGCGAGGAAGAGCACCAGCGCGGTGGCCGCGGCCAGGATGATGAAGAGGAAGCTACCCTTGCCGAAGACGGCTTCGGCGACCTGGGAGATCACCGGGTTCTGGACGTAGTCCGCGCCGAGCGGGACGCCGTTGTGGATGAGGTCCTTGGCCGGGTTCTCGGCCATGCGGACGTCGGTCGCGGCGGCCAGCGCGATGATGCCGCAGAACATGGTGACGGCCAGCAGGCCCATCATCGCGAGGGTGGTCGCGGCGTTCTTGGACTTGGGCTTGCGGAAGGCCGGGACGCCGTTGGAGATCGCCTCGACGCCGGTGAGGGCGGCACAGCCGGAGGAGAAGGCGCGCAGGAGGAGGAAGACGAGGGCGAAGCCCGCGAGGCCCTGGTGCTCGGGTTTGATGACGTAGTCCGCCGTCGGGGCCCGCATGGTGTCGTCCAGGACGAGCCCGCGGAAGGCGCCCCACGCGATCATGGTGAAGACGCCCGCGACGAAGATGTACGTCGGGATCGCGAACAGCGAGCCGGACTCCTTCACCCCGCGCAGGTTCATCAGCGTGAGCAGCACGATCACGCCTATCGCACAGAGCACCTTGTGCTCGACGACGAACGGGATCGCCGAGCCCAGGTTCTCGATGCCGGAGGAGATCGACACCGCGACGGTGAGGACGTAGTCGACGAGCAGCGCGCTGGCGACCGTGAGGCCCGCCTTGGGGCCGAGGTTGGTGTTCGCCACCTCGTAGTCGCCGCCGCCGCTGGGGTAGGCGTGCACGTTCTGCCGGTACGAAGCCACCACGGTGAACATCAGTACGACGACCGCGACGGCGATCCACGGACTGAAGTGGTACGCCGTCACGCCCGCGATGGACAGGACCAGCAGCACCTCCCCTGGCGCATACGCCACGGAGGACAGCGGGTCGGAGGCGAAGACGGGTAGTGCGATGCGCTTCGGCAGGAGGGTCTCCCCCAGCCGGTCACTGCGCAGTGCGCGCCCGATCAGGATCCGCTTGGGCACGTCGGTCAGTTTGGACACAACAGAGGATCGTAAGCGTTCGATTGCGGGCTCGCCCACCCGCCACCCCTCATCGGGCCCCGCTCTGCTCTCCGAGTGAATTCCGAGGCCGCTGCGGCTGCGGATTCCGCAGGTCACCCGGTTCCCATGCCTATATGACTAAGCTCCGTCCGCTTCCCGGCCGTTGTCGACCCCGGAGGTCCCATGCACACGTCCGCAGAACTGATCGGCGCCGCGGCCACCGTCATCGCCCTCGGAATCCTGACTCTTGCGAGCGTGCGCAGCATCAACCGCCGCTGATCAGCTCGGTGACACGGGCGCACAGTTCCGCCCGGCCGATGCTGTCGGCCCGGGTCGAGGGCACCGTGCAGGCGTACGCCCCCGCCACCGCGCCGTACAGGGCGCAGCGGCGGGGCGGCTCGGCGTTCAGCCAGGCGTAGAGGAACGCGGCGGCGAAGGCGTCGCCCGCGCCGTTGGAGTCGACCACCGGCGCCGGAGGTGTGGCGGCGGGTACGTGAGTGAACTCACCGTCGGCCAGCAGGCAGGCCCCGTCGGCCCCGGCGGTGGCGACGACCGCCCGGGCCCGGCCCCGCTCGGTGATCCACCGCATGGTGCGCTCCGGGTCGGCCAGAGCCGCGCTGGACAGGAAGACCAGGTCGGCCCGGAGCG of the Streptomyces koelreuteriae genome contains:
- a CDS encoding alkyl sulfatase dimerization domain-containing protein, giving the protein MLPRYRKASPPNIRFSLIAGSAPSRSRIRSASPSSYAIAVSPLFHKPCLRVALVLGDVASRLADEQRGGAAGPWRTRPPARAAAGRRAWPSRRSSCLRLPLPPSSLPTRVTTRCSPAGRGGVRVPPERQARGGTRNRSRAPGALCGALPVRSPAPAPATAPHLADRRTTRRRTLGDLGSVSHNVKAVYQHYLGWFDGNPAQRYVDFIGGPEHVLRRARESFAAGDFRWVAQVVNHVVFTHPGNAEARALQADALEQLGYGSENGTWRNFYLTGALELRTGSVGTPTVTNSPDLLAALTLDQLVDSLAIRVDGPRSRHADLTIRFSPHGADPVNLRLRNGVLVHTTGTTPEMAEPDTDITLSDAELRTPTLTSPSSLPDSNPCSLYSPVAQRPSTAQDHESPVRHLRHLPRRRRTLRPAMSGGCRVCSARRVRAVAW
- a CDS encoding TfoX/Sxy family protein; the protein is MAYDEGLAERIRERLGADPAISEKRMFGGLAFLYRGNMAVGVTSDDLMVRVGPEATDTALVRPGARFFDLTGRPMRGWVVVEGAAVAEDQALGAWVDEGRAFAASLPPK
- a CDS encoding DUF4287 domain-containing protein is translated as MTTTSSTTPSTVKGPASYFPSIEKKYGRPIADWQDLIRSSPLTRHMELVNWLKSEHGLGHGHANALVAHTLAEHAGK
- a CDS encoding class I SAM-dependent RNA methyltransferase, which translates into the protein MQAEPRKSLVGEEYEVEVGPVAHGGHCIARTSEGQVLFVRHALPGERVVARVTDGEEGARFLRADAVEILDASKDRIDVPCPFAGPGRCGGCDWQHAKPGAQRRLKADVIAEQLQRLAGLTPEEAGWDGTVVPAEGDKLPAGQVPAWRTRVQYAVTADGRAGLRRHRSHEVEPIDHCMIAADEVSELGIEKRDWTGMDSVEAIAATGSQDRQVVLTPKPGARLPLVELDRPVSVLRVDERDGGVHRVHGRPFVRERADGRTHRVGNGGFWQVHPKSADTLVTAVMQGLLPRKGDMALDLYCGVGLFAGALADRVGDAGAVLGIESGKRAVEDARHNLADFDRVRIEQGKVESVLPRTGITDVDLIVLDPPRAGAGRKTVKHLSSLGARRIAYVACDPAALARDLGYFRDGGYRVRMLRAFDLFPMTHHVECVAILEPAAKGS
- a CDS encoding APC family permease — encoded protein: MSKLTDVPKRILIGRALRSDRLGETLLPKRIALPVFASDPLSSVAYAPGEVLLVLSIAGVTAYHFSPWIAVAVVVLMFTVVASYRQNVHAYPSGGGDYEVANTNLGPKAGLTVASALLVDYVLTVAVSISSGIENLGSAIPFVVEHKVLCAIGVIVLLTLMNLRGVKESGSLFAIPTYIFVAGVFTMIAWGAFRGLVLDDTMRAPTADYVIKPEHQGLAGFALVFLLLRAFSSGCAALTGVEAISNGVPAFRKPKSKNAATTLAMMGLLAVTMFCGIIALAAATDVRMAENPAKDLIHNGVPLGADYVQNPVISQVAEAVFGKGSFLFIILAAATALVLFLAANTAYNGFPLLGSILAQDRYLPRQLHTRGDRLAFSNGIVLLAGAAGLLVGIYGADSTRLIQLYIVGVFVSFTLSQTGMVRHWNRHLATETDPAKRRHMIRSRAINAFGAFFTGLVLVVVLVTKFTHGAWVALLGMVIFYVTMSAIRKHYDRVAEEIAAPEGPSDDSVRPSRIHSVVLISKIHRPTLRALAYAKLMRSDSLEALSVNVDPAETKALRDEWERRGIDVPLKVLDSPYREITRPIIEYVKGLRKESPRDAVSVIIPEYVVGHWYEHLLHNQSALRLKGRLLFTPGIMVTSVPYQLQSSEAAKRRARKQQDWNAPGSVRRGPAQVRSKESSEPKG